The sequence TCAATACCTTATTATTTACAAACATATCTTACTTGCTATATGAATAAAAATACGGTCGATTTTAAGTTACTAGCAATAAGACAGATTCCAATTATTATCTTGAAGTATCTGCCAATATACTTAACAGGAAATTTATGGCAATGCGTCCTTCAGAAAAATGGGTGTCTGATATTACTTACATCTGAACCTAGGGCGGTTGGCTTTATCTTACCGTTATCATAAATCTGTTTGACAGAAAAGTTATAGGATGGTCTATGAGTAGTGGCATGACAGCGAAGGAAACAATCGTTGCTGCATGGAAAATGGCCGTCAGGAATAGGTTGGTGAAAAAACGTGTGATCTTTCATTCCGACAGAGGCGTACAGTATGAGAGTCACGAGTTCAGGAATTTATTTAAACGCAGGGATGTAAGGCAAAGTATGAGCGGAAAGAGTAATTGTTGGGATAACGGCGTAAAGGAGAATTTTTCAAAATCTTAAAATCAGAAATAGGTTATAATACCGCATATGCCTCAATTGAGGTCGCAAAAACGGAGTTATTTGAGTTTATTGGAATATGGTATAACAGGCAGCGGATACATTCTATACTGGGTTACTTAACGTCTGAAGAATATGGTAAATCTATTACAAAACAAGCAGCTTAATAGTTTGCCCGTTTTTTTGTTGTAAATCCACATTGTCTTTTGCATTAAAAGCATGTAAAATATTTTATCATAACGAAGAAATAAATATTCCTTAAGCAAAACACCCATAAAGAAAATAATGGGAGGTAGCTATTTTGAGTTCGAATTCGCATAAAACGTCTTCTTAATCCAGTATATCATAATATATATTTAAATTTTAATATATCCAGCATGACAAATCCGTATAGCAAGGCTTCTTGGAAACAGTATAAAAAAAGCCTGACACCAAAAAAAACATGGCAATGTATTTTCATTATAATAATTGCCCTAATTGGTGTAGATTACTTTTTACCATTATGGAATACCTATATTTTCGAAACAATCATTTGTCATATCAATGAGGGTGCTATTTTAAATATAGCTACCCTTATATTATGTGCATATTCAAGTATAAAGGTAACTCCTAAACTCAAACTAGGGCTGTTACCTTCAATAAATTCTGTATTTTTTTTCCTTACAATAGTTACTATATATATCTATTATGGAAGATTAAATAGTACGTATAATTTTTACACATTCAAAGACTTTCATATACCGTGGCTGGTTAATACGGATTTATTACTTTTGTCTTGCTTGTCATTATTAGATTTTCGTGCATACAACTCACCATTAATTGTCAAAAATCAATTTTCATTTATTGAGGACAATGCCATAGTAGACAAAAATAAAGATTCTGCTCACATTAATAGTGATGGATATGTAAATACCATCATTAACCGCATAAATAATAGCTCAACAATAAATTCCTTTGCTATTGGTATATCTGGCAATTGGGGAAGTGGCAAATCATACCTCCTGAATCTCCTGTATAATGCACTAGACAACGAGGACAATATTCGAATTCAGTTCAATGTATGGCGATACAATAATACAGAAGGAATTATTGAAGACTTCTTTAATGCAATCTCTAGTGAACTTAAAATGTATAATACTTCAATTTCAAGTAAAATCACAGATTACTCAAAAAAAATCATACAACCTGGAAAAGAAATATATTTCAGGTTAATGGATACTATTGTTAATGATTTATCAGATCAGGATTCTATCAAATCCAAATATGATAAAATCAATACTGAAATCAGGCTGACCGGAAAACGAATTATCATTTTTATAGATGACCTGGATCGGCTAGGCGGAACTGAAATCGTCTCTGTATTAAAGCTCATTAGAAATGCTGCAGACTTTAATAATACTTTCTTTATTGTTGCAATCGATCATGAATACGTAATTTCAACAATCAAAAACACCAATATCTTCTCCAAAGAGGAACAATATTTAAAAAAAGTATTTCAATTGATTGTGCCTTTACAAAAAATCAATAAACGAAACTATGTTGAGGAAATAAGGAATCTGCTAGGATACTCTACTATGGATTATTTTGACAAGGATATTATCGACAGTGCATTAAAGATAGTATCCTCCCAAGATAAAATATTAAAACAGCGGGGCCTTCCTGAAGGCATGCTGGAAAGCATGTTAGACAACATTAGGGATATAAAGAGATTTTCCAACGTCATAAAGCTAAATTTTGACTTATTGAAGTTTGATATTGATATGAGTGACTACTTCTTATTGGTACTTATCCAATTAAGAAATTTTAAATTATATCGGCTGATAAGTGATCAGATACTTATAAAAGAAGATGTATCCGACACAAATTTTTATTGTTTAAATGAGGAGGAATTAAAAAATTCGTTGGATCCAAAAGCTTTAACAACGCAGGAAACCATTCTTTTAGAAGAAGTTATTAATCTCTTACTTGGGAAAAACCAACGCAAAACAGAAGAAGTGCTCATTAATAAGGACTACTTCTGGATTTACTTCTCATTCCAATTGTTCAACAACATTTCATTTCGGGTTTTCAAGGAAACATTGGAAAAATCTAAAGAGGAAATTGCTACTACATTTAATAATTGGAACAATAAATATCGATATGAACTTATTCAAATTTTGAATAACTTACGTCCTGTCCAAAATATTGAAGAAGCAAAAAAAATGCTATATGCTTTTTCATCTATTGATGATGATAAGGACCATTACATCGAAAGAAGTAAAGATTTAATTAAATCCGACGGTTTCTGGAAACTTGATAATGATGATAACGTAGTCGAGGCTATTAGAGAAATTGTAAATGATGATAACCTTCCTGTTTACTCCAGAGCATCAATTGTGAATAGTCTGAATGAAATAGGAGAACAAAGAGGAAATATCATTTTCAACGATAATGAAATCATTTCAACTATTCAGCGCCTTTTTGAAGTATACCTTAAAAGTGGTAAAGCGTTTGATTATAATGGAAAAATTGAGTTTCTACTTAAAGCTGGTAATATTAATAGAGCTGCACAGTCAAAATATGATTTAAATAATGAAATTGCACGGCGATACGAAGATTTTCTATTAAACAATAAACGTGCCTTCGTCTCATTTATTCTGTATGTTATCCGCTCAAAATCTACACCCCGGCCTTTGTCGCAAACTTACGTATTTAACCCATTCATCAATGATATTTTCTCTAATAATCAATTAGATGAAATAACAAACTGGTTGAATAATATCAAAGAAGAAGAATTAAGGTCAGAAATAACACAGGAAGAGTTAGCTGCCTTTAATACAATTAAAAGCATAATATTAAAACATGCTGATGAATATAAAAATAACAGGGAATTTATAGCGGACAAGGAAGAAGAAGAATTTTTAATACCACATCTGGAAAAAACAGGACAGATAAAGAAGATTTCAACAGAGGAAGATGACGAACCAATGCTTTAAAGGTGAAGATTACTTCCACTTTAAAGCATATTTAATCAGGTGACCTACTACATGACTTAACTTATGCCCATTCTTCCGCTCAAAATTTTCCGTATCGTTACAATGTCATCCAACTTATTAATAAAATTACTCATTGTTCTTTATCCTCACATCATTTGTTTAGACTCAGGAAGTAGGAGGAAAAAGGGCGGGAATTTGAGGACCTTTGCGATAAGAATTGCACTTTTTAACTAAAAAATGTGGTAATTCTAGATAAATCTTCCATAAACTGGTTCCGGGTAGAGCGGTTCGTTACCTCCCCGCTCCCCCACAGTCCCGTACGAGCGGTTTTCCCGCATACGGTTCCTCTACTTAGGGTTTCGCTAACTGATAGCTGTGATAGATCTTTGGTCGAATAAGTGGTATCCATTCTGTAGTTAGCTTTGCTATCTTACCCCATGTCCAGACTCGTTTTCCGCCCCGATGGTTGAGCCATTTATGGAGCAGATGTTTGGTCCGGTTGTAATAAATATGCAGCTTCCTGGTATGCCTCCGGGCAGTTTAAATTTGGAAACGCGTAAGTTCTCTAACTTTCATGATCAATAATAGATCATAATGAGAACTAAAAAATCACAAGTCAATAAGGAGGAATACATGTTTTCCCTCATTGCAGAGCAAGCCACCAGTGGTCAATCTATTAAATCCTTTTGTGCCAGACATGGAATTCCTTCTGGCAACTGGTTTTACTGGCAGAAAAGGTACCAGCAAAGAAATTTAGAAGCTCATAGTGAAAATGGGAGTTTTACTTTGCTTCAAATATCACCGGATGTTGTCTCCTCTATTGACTCTGCCATCTTTGCTGAATACAAAGGCATGAAAATCTATCGTCCGGTACCGGCTTCTTTTCTAAAGGAATTAATTGGGTAGTTATGTTGCAGATTCATCCAGGGACAAGATATCTGCTGTATTCCAAATGGGCAGACGTAAGAAAAAGCTTTGATGGATTGAGTGGGCTTATCACCAACGAACTCAAAATACCGATTGAGTCCGGTGATGTTTTTATATTTCTCAATCGCCGGCAAACTCACATCAAGCTATTGCAATGGGAAGGGGATGGTTTTGGTATGTATTACAAGCGATTGGAAGAGGGTACATTCGAATTACCTTCCGGATTTATGGAAGGGACCCATAGCGAGATATCCAGTAAGCAGCTTTCTCTGATATTGCAGGGGTGTAATCGGCAATTACAACTACACAATTTTCGGCGAATAAGCCTGCAGAGTTTTCGGCAGCAATGCTGCCGAAGAAACGGCAACAACGATACATAATTTTCGGCAGCAATAATGCAGAGGTTTTCTCATCCTTCCCGGAGAAGAATGCCACATTAGCAGGGAACTTAAGTTTCCTGTCATGATGAATGCTTATTTAAAGAAAATTATGATGTATCAGAGTATTAAAGAACTACACGAACAAGGCTTTTCAATAGCCAAAATTAGCAGTACTATTGGTATTAACTGGCGGACGGTAAAGTCTTATCTGTCCATGACCCTGGAAGAATACAACCTGTTTATAGAGAAAAGAGCACAACGTCAAAGAGGATTGTCTGTTTACGAATCTTTTGTTAGGGAAAAGCTGGAGAAATACCAGGATACATCATCCGCTCAAATGCATGACTGGCTCAAAGAGAACTTCCCTGAGTTTCCTAAGACAGCCATTAGGACCATGTTTGATTTTGTAATGTGGGTACGTCGCAAATATAATCTGCCTTATATCAAACCGCTTAGAGAATATGAAATGTTGGAAGAGTCTCCTTATGGGAAGCAGGCCCAGGCTGACTTTGGAGAATATAATCTCCGCAATGGAACTGGTAAAAGGGTAAAGATATATTTTATCGCCATTCAACTATCCCGATCCCGTTATAAATATATCTGGTTTATTGGTAGGCCTTTCACGACTGAATTGGCTATTATGGGCCATGAACAGGCATTTTCCTTCTTTAAGGGCATCCCGGAACAACTAGTCTACGATCAGGATAAGGTCTTCATAGCAGATGAAAACATAGGAGATATCCTTCTTACAGATGCATTCCGGGCATATACCAGAGAAAGACCTTTTGAGCTACATTTCTGTCGAAAATCCGACCCGGAAAGTAAGGGGAAAATTGAAAGCGTTGTCAAATACGTTAAAAGAAATTTTCTGTATAACAGATGCTTTATCGATATAGAAAATTTAAATGAAGAGGCTTTACAGTGGCTAAACCGCACAGGAAACAATATGCCTCATGGAACAACAAAGTTACTTCCTAATGAAGAATGGCTGAAAGAACAACCATACCTGAGCGCTTTACCAGAGTTTATACAAACTACCAGTCCTGAAATTTACATGGTCCGTAAGGATAACACCATCTCTTATAAAAGTAATTTTTATTCGTTACCACTGGGTACTTTTAAAGGAAAAGGAACTGCCGTAGTAGTGGGTGTTGATATGCATATTTACCTGATTATATCCAACTTACAGGGGGATATATTATGCAAACATATGATCGCTGTTGGCAAAGGACAGAAAGTACTAAATACTGACCACAGAAGAGATAAAACCGTTAAGATTGACAAGTTGATTAATGAAGTCTGCGGTTTTTTGGAAGACGATGCAAATCGGGGTAGACAATTTTTAGAGACCATACGAGAAGTGAAACCACGTTATATAAGAGACCAGGTGCTGTTGTTCAGGGACACTATTGATATTTCGGACAAAGTGAGTGTTGGCGAAGCATTGACATATTGTTTGAACAATAATATTCAAAGTGCCAACGACTTCAAATCTATCGTAGAACAGCAGTTGAAAGTAAGAAGAGCAACATCCATCCTTAATTATCAGTCTATCCAGATGAATCCATTAAATGGAGAATTACCCCCTGTAGCTTTAGCAGAACCTGCTAAAAGTTCAATCGAAGATTACATAGATCTTTTTAGCAAACAATCTTGAATCTCTGTCCGGACGACTTACGCAAGCATATTTTATGTATACACAAAATAAAAATCAATCATGGAAAAGAAACAAACAATTAAACAGTATTGCCACCAGTTTAGGTTGGGCGGGATTTATAACCAAATCGATCAACTGGTATCAGCTGCGGAAGCAGCTGGTATTGGTTATCTGGAATACACCGTTAACCTGTTAAAAACCGAAGCGGTACACCGCGATTATAATGATACTCAAAAACGTCTTAAAACAGCACAATTACCCCGATCCAGCGACTTAAACCTGTTCCAGTGCAAGAATGATAGCGGATTGTCTAAGGCTCGCTTAAATCAGCTTAGAGAGCTTAACTGGCTTGATCAGGTTTATAATATTCTTCTTACGGGGCCCTCTGGAACGGGTAAATCCATGCTGGCCGCAGGTCTTTGTGCAGATGCGGTGCAAAAGGGATACAAAGCCTACTTCAGGGATATGGAGGGACTTATCAACATGTTCAAAATGAAAGATTTTTCTGCTTCCGCTAAGATTGAATATAAGAGATTATCCAAAGCCCATTTAATCGTTATAGATGACCTGATGTCGTTTCCTATTGAAAAAAATCATGCTGTCTCATTTTTTAATTTTTTCAACAGTACCTATGAAAAAACAGCCTTTATCATCACTACCAATAAGAACCCCGCAGAATGGGCTACTATGCTCAATGATGAGGTACTGGCAACCGCCTTACTGGACAGATTATTATTCCAGTGTGAAGTAATAAATCTAACAGGAAAAAGCTTCAGACTGGAAAATAGGAAAACAATTTTTGAGCTTACAAACAAATAAATAATACATTTACCTCACTCTGCAGTATTGCTGCCGTTTTTTAGGTATCATTGCTGCCGAAAATAATGTACCATTGTTGCCGAAAACTCTGTATTTATATCTGCCGAAAACTCTGCATTGTTATCTGCCGATTACAAGGGGGTCTCTCTGAAAAAAGCATTCTATCGAAAGCGGTATACCGCTACTGAGGGTTAAATAGATTTTCTGACAGTAATTGTTGGCTAACATCATTAGGGTGTTAGCTTTTTTGTTTTAAGGAACGGACCGTTCTTTATAAAATCAATAATCCATTATGGTTTATCCACTCCCATAGTGTATAAAAAATGATGCGATGGACTTGCACCAAAGCATATCAATGTTATCTTTGGGTAATGTCGGAATCTGCTGCAAATATTAATTACAAAGAGCTGTATGAAGCATCAATAATGATGGTTCAGCAGTTAAATAAAAGCCTTGAGCAGCAGCAGAAAAGCAATCAAAGTTTGCAGGACCAGGTTACCCAGCTTCAGTATCAGCTACAACAATTAACGAAATTATTAAAGGGATTTAAATCCGAACGTTTTTTACCTTCAGCTATATCCAATTTACAGCCAGAATTAGGGTTTAGTGCGGATGTAGCACCTCCTGCGACAAATCTTTCTGATGTAAAAAAGGTAAGCTATACCAAAACTAAGAAATCCAGTGCTGATATAGAAATATCAGATAATGGAACCAGACTTCCTGATCACCTGAGGCGGGAAACAACAATACTGGAGCCCACAGAAGATATTAGTGATTGTGAGAAGGTTGGAGAAGAGGTAAGAGAAACCTTAAGCTGGAAGCCTGGAGAGATCTTTGTAAACCGTACTGTAGTAAATGTTTATCGCAGGAAAACAGCTTCAAAGAGGGGAAAGGAGATTATTATCAAAGCGTCTTTGCCGGTTCGGGCAATAAAAAAATGCCTGGCAGATCCTGCATTACTTGCTCAGATAACGGTTGATAAGCTGGTTGATCATAAGCCGTTAAATCGGCAGATTGAAGCTTTTAAACGCAATGGTGTTGAAATACCTTACTCCACAATGGCTGATTGGGTAGGGCTGGTCGCAAAGGCATTAATACCACTTGGCACTATCCATCTGAAGGAGATGTACAAATATGAATACTGGCATGCAGACGAGACCGGCATAGCAGTGTTGGATAGAGCTAAGCAAAAAGAAACTCATAAAGGCTACTTTTGGACCTTTCTGACAGGTGATGGAAAAATGATTTATTATGATTACCAACCTGGCCGTGGAGGTGAAAGGCCACTCAATATTTTAAAGGATTTTAAGGGTCATCTACAGGCCGATGGTTACGCCGTGTACGACGAGTTGCCATTAGAGAATATTACAGTCTTCTACTGTATGGCTCATGCGCGCCGTAAGATTTATGATGCGCAGAGTAATAATGAAAAACTGGCATCATATGCTTTAAAGGAGATCGCGAAACTGTATGCGATTGAAGAGGCGTGCAAGGAAGAACAGTTGAATGAAGAACAAATAAAGGATCGCCGTAATAAAGAAAGTCTACCTATACTGAAAGCATTAGGTGACTGGATGAAAAAAGAGTATCAGCAACTCAGACCGAAATCCCTTATTGCACAAGCGTTTGCTTATAGTATAAAGAGATGGGAGAAACTA is a genomic window of Chitinophaga sp. LS1 containing:
- a CDS encoding IS3 family transposase, coding for MEVAKTELFEFIGIWYNRQRIHSILGYLTSEEYGKSITKQAA
- the tnpB gene encoding IS66 family insertion sequence element accessory protein TnpB (TnpB, as the term is used for proteins encoded by IS66 family insertion elements, is considered an accessory protein, since TnpC, encoded by a neighboring gene, is a DDE family transposase.) encodes the protein MLQIHPGTRYLLYSKWADVRKSFDGLSGLITNELKIPIESGDVFIFLNRRQTHIKLLQWEGDGFGMYYKRLEEGTFELPSGFMEGTHSEISSKQLSLILQGCNRQLQLHNFRRISLQSFRQQCCRRNGNNDT
- the tnpA gene encoding IS66 family insertion sequence element accessory protein TnpA, whose protein sequence is MRTKKSQVNKEEYMFSLIAEQATSGQSIKSFCARHGIPSGNWFYWQKRYQQRNLEAHSENGSFTLLQISPDVVSSIDSAIFAEYKGMKIYRPVPASFLKELIG
- the tnpC gene encoding IS66 family transposase, which produces MSESAANINYKELYEASIMMVQQLNKSLEQQQKSNQSLQDQVTQLQYQLQQLTKLLKGFKSERFLPSAISNLQPELGFSADVAPPATNLSDVKKVSYTKTKKSSADIEISDNGTRLPDHLRRETTILEPTEDISDCEKVGEEVRETLSWKPGEIFVNRTVVNVYRRKTASKRGKEIIIKASLPVRAIKKCLADPALLAQITVDKLVDHKPLNRQIEAFKRNGVEIPYSTMADWVGLVAKALIPLGTIHLKEMYKYEYWHADETGIAVLDRAKQKETHKGYFWTFLTGDGKMIYYDYQPGRGGERPLNILKDFKGHLQADGYAVYDELPLENITVFYCMAHARRKIYDAQSNNEKLASYALKEIAKLYAIEEACKEEQLNEEQIKDRRNKESLPILKALGDWMKKEYQQLRPKSLIAQAFAYSIKRWEKLSLYAHTGNLMPDNNAIERCMRNVAVGRKNYLFCGSHDAAQRAGLLYSLLVTCKLNNVNPYNWLKDVLSQDINEMPINRIKTLLPYNWKGQ
- the istB gene encoding IS21-like element helper ATPase IstB; the encoded protein is MEKKQTIKQYCHQFRLGGIYNQIDQLVSAAEAAGIGYLEYTVNLLKTEAVHRDYNDTQKRLKTAQLPRSSDLNLFQCKNDSGLSKARLNQLRELNWLDQVYNILLTGPSGTGKSMLAAGLCADAVQKGYKAYFRDMEGLINMFKMKDFSASAKIEYKRLSKAHLIVIDDLMSFPIEKNHAVSFFNFFNSTYEKTAFIITTNKNPAEWATMLNDEVLATALLDRLLFQCEVINLTGKSFRLENRKTIFELTNK
- a CDS encoding P-loop NTPase fold protein produces the protein MTNPYSKASWKQYKKSLTPKKTWQCIFIIIIALIGVDYFLPLWNTYIFETIICHINEGAILNIATLILCAYSSIKVTPKLKLGLLPSINSVFFFLTIVTIYIYYGRLNSTYNFYTFKDFHIPWLVNTDLLLLSCLSLLDFRAYNSPLIVKNQFSFIEDNAIVDKNKDSAHINSDGYVNTIINRINNSSTINSFAIGISGNWGSGKSYLLNLLYNALDNEDNIRIQFNVWRYNNTEGIIEDFFNAISSELKMYNTSISSKITDYSKKIIQPGKEIYFRLMDTIVNDLSDQDSIKSKYDKINTEIRLTGKRIIIFIDDLDRLGGTEIVSVLKLIRNAADFNNTFFIVAIDHEYVISTIKNTNIFSKEEQYLKKVFQLIVPLQKINKRNYVEEIRNLLGYSTMDYFDKDIIDSALKIVSSQDKILKQRGLPEGMLESMLDNIRDIKRFSNVIKLNFDLLKFDIDMSDYFLLVLIQLRNFKLYRLISDQILIKEDVSDTNFYCLNEEELKNSLDPKALTTQETILLEEVINLLLGKNQRKTEEVLINKDYFWIYFSFQLFNNISFRVFKETLEKSKEEIATTFNNWNNKYRYELIQILNNLRPVQNIEEAKKMLYAFSSIDDDKDHYIERSKDLIKSDGFWKLDNDDNVVEAIREIVNDDNLPVYSRASIVNSLNEIGEQRGNIIFNDNEIISTIQRLFEVYLKSGKAFDYNGKIEFLLKAGNINRAAQSKYDLNNEIARRYEDFLLNNKRAFVSFILYVIRSKSTPRPLSQTYVFNPFINDIFSNNQLDEITNWLNNIKEEELRSEITQEELAAFNTIKSIILKHADEYKNNREFIADKEEEEFLIPHLEKTGQIKKISTEEDDEPML
- the istA gene encoding IS21 family transposase, translating into MMNAYLKKIMMYQSIKELHEQGFSIAKISSTIGINWRTVKSYLSMTLEEYNLFIEKRAQRQRGLSVYESFVREKLEKYQDTSSAQMHDWLKENFPEFPKTAIRTMFDFVMWVRRKYNLPYIKPLREYEMLEESPYGKQAQADFGEYNLRNGTGKRVKIYFIAIQLSRSRYKYIWFIGRPFTTELAIMGHEQAFSFFKGIPEQLVYDQDKVFIADENIGDILLTDAFRAYTRERPFELHFCRKSDPESKGKIESVVKYVKRNFLYNRCFIDIENLNEEALQWLNRTGNNMPHGTTKLLPNEEWLKEQPYLSALPEFIQTTSPEIYMVRKDNTISYKSNFYSLPLGTFKGKGTAVVVGVDMHIYLIISNLQGDILCKHMIAVGKGQKVLNTDHRRDKTVKIDKLINEVCGFLEDDANRGRQFLETIREVKPRYIRDQVLLFRDTIDISDKVSVGEALTYCLNNNIQSANDFKSIVEQQLKVRRATSILNYQSIQMNPLNGELPPVALAEPAKSSIEDYIDLFSKQS